From Bacteroidales bacterium, one genomic window encodes:
- a CDS encoding S41 family peptidase produces MKKIIPFVLLLQLLAFNSYAQNKTQSTEPAKALAQNRHEETAFIYHIINDVYADPDRCSTRAQRDSIFQYIDSQITSAHNLKYVLSWRYFSRMIEDGHFQFPDIGVYNRNKWFKPEDLVFPIFPKITQDGRIFVITDYTGNLPKHSEITSINGIPAQTLAKKQVEVTYCAPLYARAWMNSQIEGDPRAWNNITGYLFCESVKPPYSIEYKVYSDTTFTSSETKTATLQGIGREERYKLYKQNGDVKIKRHENAFNLHNHSLSYYKLNDSTGVLDINLFYSKEFTAIFFMKNDNAYKDRIEECMKQVHQDGVTNLIVDIRNNPGGYAGDVFETLNYFLDSSLPIKEFFRASSYSKKDGLPLLKNTYEMYYNSEGLSKKEKDSINNLINKSVEIFKNTPDGKYFRLDTLLKTEYVHSETKYPFKGKLYVATNNLSFSACMLFCNLLKAAGRATFIGETPGEYLLTTGGPRVFIQLPYNSYITMQVPYTYVAVTDKNGNILNIGHQNLKIDMPIEPTLYEWLKGDEDYLYRDFLNRNK; encoded by the coding sequence ATGAAAAAAATAATACCATTTGTCCTTCTTCTGCAGTTGCTGGCATTTAACAGTTACGCACAGAACAAAACTCAATCGACGGAGCCGGCTAAAGCCCTGGCACAAAACCGCCATGAAGAAACTGCATTCATATATCATATTATAAATGACGTATATGCAGATCCCGACAGATGTTCTACAAGGGCCCAAAGAGACAGCATATTTCAATACATAGATTCCCAAATCACCTCAGCTCACAATTTAAAATATGTACTCTCCTGGAGATATTTTTCAAGGATGATAGAGGACGGGCATTTTCAGTTTCCTGACATTGGAGTGTATAACAGAAACAAATGGTTTAAGCCGGAAGACCTTGTCTTTCCCATATTCCCTAAAATAACTCAAGACGGAAGAATCTTTGTAATAACAGATTACACCGGCAATCTTCCAAAACACAGTGAAATCACTTCAATCAACGGAATACCCGCGCAAACGCTGGCAAAAAAACAAGTAGAAGTTACCTATTGCGCTCCTCTTTATGCAAGAGCATGGATGAACAGCCAAATTGAGGGAGACCCAAGAGCGTGGAACAACATTACAGGATATCTATTTTGCGAAAGCGTCAAACCGCCATATTCAATTGAATATAAAGTATATTCAGACACAACATTCACATCTTCTGAAACAAAGACGGCAACTTTGCAAGGCATAGGAAGAGAAGAGAGATACAAGCTCTATAAACAAAACGGGGATGTTAAAATAAAAAGACATGAGAACGCATTCAATCTGCACAACCATTCTCTCTCATATTATAAACTGAATGACAGTACAGGAGTACTGGATATCAATCTGTTCTACTCAAAAGAATTTACTGCCATCTTCTTTATGAAGAATGACAATGCATACAAGGACAGGATTGAGGAGTGCATGAAACAAGTTCACCAAGACGGAGTTACAAACTTAATTGTAGATATAAGAAACAACCCCGGGGGGTATGCCGGAGACGTATTTGAAACGTTAAACTATTTTCTAGACAGTTCCCTCCCAATAAAAGAATTTTTCCGCGCTAGCTCCTACTCCAAGAAGGACGGACTGCCGCTGCTCAAAAATACTTATGAGATGTACTACAATTCAGAAGGCCTAAGCAAAAAGGAGAAAGACAGCATTAACAATCTGATAAATAAATCAGTAGAGATATTTAAAAATACTCCCGACGGAAAATATTTCAGATTGGATACTTTGCTGAAGACGGAATACGTACACTCAGAAACAAAGTATCCTTTCAAAGGAAAGTTATACGTTGCAACAAACAATCTTTCCTTCTCAGCCTGCATGCTATTCTGCAACTTGCTTAAAGCAGCAGGACGCGCAACTTTCATTGGGGAAACACCTGGTGAATATTTGCTTACCACAGGAGGCCCCCGCGTGTTTATTCAGCTTCCATACAATTCTTATATCACAATGCAAGTCCCTTACACGTATGTTGCCGTAACGGACAAAAACGGCAATATTCTTAATATAGGTCATCAAAATTTAAAAATTGACATGCCAATAGAACCAACTCTATATGAATGGCTTAAAGGAGATGAGGACTATCTTTACAGGGATTTTTTAAATAGGAACAAATAG
- a CDS encoding TonB-dependent receptor, whose protein sequence is MKTALLLAQDPVSIKDTTKTQQIDSVLIVAHNARLSIIPDGYQLLLNNKADLKGKETSDLLKTVPSIQLSNGSLGMVGKDGVLVFINNKLVRLEGRSLLSYLNSIPVSNLKSIRVMTIPPSQYDAEGNVGVIRIATRNILPAGINGLVKFGFGQNTYSSYMGSAYVGYNNSKISFDGTLSYDNVNYLNNTNYLSYYPQLTTSTSNPKRWNMTSAMLNLDLSYKFNEKMSVAIDLSCPLHNSERISDLDNRTEYMNAMTNAVDSVLLSHGKTTGNNYKTNSGLFFNYHINDNTIFSVNADYLKNTVKTNRNFSSSLLTNGLSSPQELYRTAGKVDYDIITAATDLEATLFRCKFNTGAKFSYINTKSADSYIGNFNDNNTFKYKENVDAFYLSGEKKIKNWIFKAGLRFEGTFTTGESVNYSETEHNKYFHVFPTISILYNLGENSNISFQYSDRIERPPYKYLDPFKWYITKYSYSVGNPLLRPSYIKNFELNYLFRESFSTRLYYSSQTNQVGKLVILDSEDVQKQAETANNFLDVKKWGINIYKYFSPYEWWKTVVQCDFSKDSYYSKKQEFKNISGYQGSFYLDNSFSIKKQFIIDCNLTEYLPGLYNYRKRHNAFQADIGFKYIHNKTGMEIKLELSDIFKTSEPKYTYKSDGVKQVYNNYYDARSFLITISWNFGNKEGRKNIVRSSNNEETERL, encoded by the coding sequence ATGAAGACTGCTTTATTATTAGCACAAGATCCCGTTTCCATAAAAGATACCACAAAAACTCAGCAGATTGATTCCGTTTTAATTGTTGCACATAACGCACGATTATCAATTATACCCGATGGCTATCAGTTATTGCTCAATAATAAAGCCGATTTAAAAGGTAAAGAAACATCAGACCTTTTAAAAACCGTTCCATCCATACAACTCTCAAATGGATCTTTAGGTATGGTTGGAAAGGATGGAGTCCTTGTTTTTATTAACAATAAGCTTGTTAGACTAGAAGGGAGGTCTCTTTTATCATATCTTAACTCAATACCTGTAAGCAACCTTAAGAGCATCCGTGTTATGACCATTCCGCCGTCACAGTATGATGCGGAAGGAAATGTAGGGGTAATAAGAATAGCAACCAGGAACATATTGCCTGCGGGAATAAATGGACTTGTGAAATTTGGTTTTGGGCAGAACACGTATTCATCATATATGGGATCAGCTTATGTGGGATACAACAATTCAAAAATATCATTTGATGGTACATTGTCCTATGATAATGTTAATTACTTGAACAACACAAATTATCTGAGCTATTATCCGCAACTCACAACTTCAACGTCTAATCCCAAACGCTGGAATATGACGTCTGCAATGCTTAATCTTGACTTGAGTTACAAATTCAATGAGAAAATGTCAGTAGCCATTGACCTCTCCTGCCCGTTACATAATAGTGAAAGAATTTCCGATTTGGATAATAGAACGGAATATATGAATGCAATGACAAATGCCGTTGACTCCGTTTTACTGTCACATGGCAAAACCACCGGCAATAATTATAAAACAAATTCAGGCCTATTCTTTAACTATCATATAAACGATAATACGATTTTTTCAGTTAACGCAGATTACTTGAAAAATACTGTGAAAACAAATCGGAATTTTTCATCCTCCTTATTAACCAACGGTTTATCCTCTCCACAAGAGCTATACCGGACAGCCGGCAAGGTTGATTATGATATCATAACAGCCGCCACCGATCTTGAAGCCACCCTTTTTAGATGTAAATTCAATACCGGAGCAAAATTTTCCTATATCAATACAAAATCTGCAGATAGCTATATTGGTAATTTCAATGACAATAATACATTCAAATACAAGGAAAATGTTGATGCCTTCTACTTGTCTGGTGAAAAGAAAATAAAAAACTGGATATTTAAGGCAGGGCTCCGATTTGAGGGTACATTTACTACGGGTGAATCAGTCAATTATTCAGAAACTGAGCATAATAAATACTTCCACGTTTTCCCAACTATCAGTATCCTTTATAACCTTGGTGAAAACAGCAATATATCTTTTCAATATTCAGACAGAATAGAAAGACCTCCGTATAAATATTTGGATCCCTTCAAGTGGTATATTACCAAATACAGCTATTCTGTAGGCAACCCTTTACTACGTCCGTCTTATATCAAAAATTTTGAATTGAACTACCTGTTCCGCGAATCCTTTAGTACCCGTTTATATTATTCGAGTCAAACAAATCAAGTAGGCAAATTGGTTATTCTGGATAGTGAAGATGTGCAGAAGCAGGCAGAAACAGCTAATAATTTTCTAGATGTAAAAAAATGGGGAATAAATATTTACAAATACTTCTCTCCGTATGAATGGTGGAAAACCGTAGTACAGTGTGATTTTTCTAAAGATTCATATTATTCAAAAAAACAAGAATTCAAGAATATTTCCGGTTATCAAGGCTCTTTTTATTTGGATAACTCTTTTTCCATAAAAAAGCAATTCATAATTGATTGCAATCTAACTGAATACTTACCAGGACTATATAACTATCGCAAAAGGCATAATGCATTTCAGGCCGATATTGGATTTAAGTATATACACAATAAAACTGGCATGGAAATTAAGTTGGAACTTTCTGACATATTCAAGACGTCTGAACCAAAATATACGTACAAGAGTGACGGGGTAAAACAAGTCTATAATAACTATTATGATGCACGGTCATTTTTGATTACAATTTCTTGGAATTTTGGCAATAAAGAAGGCCGGAAAAATATAGTTAGATCTTCAAATAATGAAGAGACGGAAAGATTGTAA
- a CDS encoding TlpA family protein disulfide reductase — translation MKRTYTQHFYNTTCKSTLILSFFLALCTTCYGQEKNAAIGYHSNTSNVVIIFKDCPDHTGTSKLTSGVMSIVPPRVVEYVDAMRRFHSFFPRMSGCDTLIIPTYNGFAEVMHRNQVREDNYYMLKAGDTVLFTYGKNLRPIIKSLCSSYNTWLYNLPEEDARAVDKKTGYNISTLCYANDINICWKRGYNIKEYQIPNIDSLRIVLKSYQQDYNAKLDSLVSSRRITHWYADYLKRHDTLTAILHGNLVTLRRYSKPIIASDSMMHYTFAHHLAQSAYFPMDEKGFAAISQDSTISIYARISILKNSMADLSTNQYGWHHYPKELVDKCNKIYIKLSGEKEFILEIDTVKPTYSGKYTIDLTLLNVGGKKTSLSDVLNKYKGKFIYLDIWASWCGPCVGGMPAALKLRKEYKGKNIAFVYFDSGDKVPETWRRAIEKYKISEEGGDNYLITNIDNSKFVKEIGLSKIPRMLIFDKTGKIIHLDAPRPGTPELKKILDGLISK, via the coding sequence ATGAAAAGAACTTATACACAGCACTTTTACAATACTACCTGCAAAAGTACGCTGATTCTTAGTTTCTTTCTGGCACTATGCACAACCTGCTATGGGCAAGAAAAGAATGCTGCAATTGGGTATCACTCAAATACGTCCAATGTGGTAATCATTTTTAAGGATTGCCCCGATCACACTGGTACCAGCAAACTAACTAGCGGCGTTATGAGCATCGTACCTCCGCGTGTAGTTGAGTATGTAGATGCCATGCGCAGGTTTCACAGTTTTTTCCCACGCATGTCCGGATGCGACACTTTAATTATTCCAACATACAACGGCTTTGCGGAAGTTATGCACCGCAATCAAGTACGGGAGGACAACTACTATATGCTTAAAGCGGGTGATACAGTGCTGTTTACATACGGGAAAAATCTTAGGCCCATTATAAAGAGTCTCTGCTCCTCCTACAATACATGGCTATACAATCTGCCGGAAGAGGATGCAAGAGCTGTAGATAAAAAAACAGGCTACAATATATCTACCCTCTGTTATGCCAATGACATTAATATATGTTGGAAAAGAGGTTATAATATAAAAGAGTATCAAATTCCAAATATTGATTCTCTGCGAATTGTCCTAAAATCTTATCAACAAGATTACAATGCAAAATTGGATTCTCTTGTTTCCTCCAGACGCATAACACATTGGTATGCAGATTATTTAAAGAGACATGACACATTAACTGCCATCCTTCACGGCAATCTTGTAACTCTTCGCCGTTACTCCAAGCCAATCATTGCGTCAGACTCAATGATGCACTATACGTTTGCACACCATCTAGCTCAAAGTGCATATTTCCCCATGGATGAAAAAGGGTTTGCAGCTATTTCTCAAGACAGCACAATTTCTATATATGCAAGAATTTCTATCCTTAAAAATTCTATGGCTGATTTGTCAACTAATCAATATGGCTGGCACCACTATCCTAAGGAACTTGTTGACAAGTGCAATAAAATATACATTAAACTATCGGGAGAAAAAGAATTCATCTTGGAAATTGACACAGTAAAACCAACATATTCAGGAAAATACACAATTGACCTCACACTATTGAACGTTGGCGGTAAAAAAACTTCTCTGTCTGATGTGCTTAATAAATACAAAGGCAAGTTTATTTATTTGGATATCTGGGCATCTTGGTGCGGGCCATGTGTTGGCGGGATGCCTGCTGCACTCAAACTCCGCAAAGAGTACAAGGGAAAAAATATTGCATTTGTCTATTTTGATTCTGGAGACAAAGTTCCGGAGACTTGGCGCAGAGCTATTGAGAAATATAAAATTTCTGAAGAGGGAGGCGATAATTACCTGATTACCAACATAGATAATAGCAAATTCGTAAAAGAGATTGGACTTAGTAAAATCCCCCGCATGCTGATATTTGACAAAACAGGAAAAATAATCCACCTTGACGCCCCACGCCCCGGCACTCCGGAATTGAAAAAAATATTGGATGGTTTAATCAGTAAGTAG
- the folE gene encoding GTP cyclohydrolase I FolE, whose product MAYKKEEKYTPELTEKLAKHYKAILNLLGEDAGREGLLKTPMRVAKSMQFLTQGYQQDPYAILKSALFKEDYRQIVLVKDIEIYSMCEHHMLPFYGKAHVAYIPNGYITGLSKIARVVDAYSRRLQVQERLTVQIRDCIQETLNPLGVAVVIEAAHMCMQIRGVQKQNSVTTTSAFTGAFLKDIRTREEFMRLIGSTLH is encoded by the coding sequence ATGGCTTACAAAAAAGAGGAAAAATATACTCCGGAATTAACGGAGAAACTTGCAAAACATTACAAAGCAATTTTGAATTTGTTGGGGGAAGATGCTGGTAGAGAGGGACTTTTGAAGACACCTATGAGGGTTGCAAAGTCCATGCAATTTCTTACTCAAGGGTATCAGCAAGACCCGTACGCAATTCTTAAATCTGCACTTTTCAAGGAGGATTATAGGCAAATTGTTTTGGTTAAGGATATTGAAATTTATTCAATGTGCGAGCATCACATGCTTCCTTTTTATGGCAAGGCTCATGTGGCATATATTCCAAATGGCTACATTACAGGACTTAGCAAGATTGCAAGGGTAGTGGATGCTTATTCAAGGCGGCTTCAGGTTCAGGAGCGTCTGACTGTCCAAATTAGGGACTGCATTCAGGAAACACTTAACCCTCTGGGAGTTGCGGTGGTCATAGAGGCTGCGCACATGTGCATGCAAATCAGAGGCGTGCAAAAACAGAATTCCGTTACCACCACCTCTGCTTTCACCGGTGCTTTCCTAAAAGACATCCGTACCCGTGAAGAATTCATGAGACTCATCGGCTCCACGCTGCACTAG
- a CDS encoding response regulator transcription factor produces MDNNKEITAGPAAQAEKKSKILVVDDEEDICEILQYNLERAGYEVKTAISSEEALYMIPKENFDLLILDIMLGGISGLKLAKLLREDYKSTIPIIFVTALDTEPDILNGFKTGGDDYIPKPFSVKEVVARVGAVLNRYKRMQKKEPQGAPLAGWQNTSNQKPEVELSEYDFGILKIKSDEKKVIANGAEVFLTKKEMEILLLLAKYPGKIFSRDDILKLVWRDESYVLERTVDVHIARLRKKLGRAGDLIMNRSGYGYSLQKEIK; encoded by the coding sequence ATGGACAATAACAAAGAAATAACTGCCGGGCCAGCCGCTCAGGCAGAGAAAAAAAGCAAAATCCTTGTAGTTGATGATGAAGAGGATATCTGTGAAATTCTGCAGTACAATCTAGAGAGGGCCGGGTATGAGGTTAAGACTGCAATAAGTTCAGAGGAAGCACTTTATATGATTCCAAAAGAAAATTTTGATTTGCTCATATTAGACATTATGCTTGGCGGAATTAGCGGTCTTAAACTTGCCAAACTTTTAAGAGAAGATTACAAGAGCACAATCCCTATCATATTTGTAACAGCGCTTGATACAGAGCCTGATATCCTGAACGGGTTTAAGACCGGAGGAGATGACTACATTCCAAAACCTTTCTCTGTCAAAGAAGTGGTTGCAAGAGTTGGCGCCGTCCTAAACCGCTATAAGAGAATGCAAAAGAAGGAGCCGCAAGGTGCGCCTCTTGCCGGATGGCAAAACACTTCTAATCAAAAGCCGGAGGTTGAGCTGAGCGAATATGATTTTGGCATTCTAAAAATTAAGAGCGACGAGAAGAAAGTAATAGCAAACGGAGCGGAAGTCTTTTTAACTAAAAAAGAGATGGAGATATTACTGCTCCTTGCTAAGTACCCGGGCAAAATTTTCTCCAGGGATGATATTCTAAAATTAGTTTGGAGAGATGAGAGTTATGTACTGGAAAGAACTGTAGATGTGCATATTGCAAGATTAAGGAAAAAACTTGGAAGAGCCGGAGATTTAATTATGAATCGCTCCGGATACGGATACAGCTTGCAGAAAGAAATTAAATAA
- a CDS encoding ATP-binding protein — translation MKKVQIKYRYRLLLYFLILLAFVALGFTVYTLQQSKDYSLATLQNELIAFNADVNNKIAAGNKFSQIAPPAKGMLFTILDSTGFVLYDSRQNEVSIEEDQSNKPEFIKANQNGDGNSLRYAATMGDEYLFYAKKYNGYFIRTAIKFMSEKPAQVQKDNRYLLMMIALLAALVAATIIISGKLTRPLIKFNQFVGALKSQQKDFSSIDFGDDDFGEVGRKIADTFQQLEKTKQYKQEMSHNIAHELKTPVTGIRAYLETILHSPDMPEEQKTLFINKAYAQTLRLSNLIAEVSTLNKLDEGGETYKIEEVNISKCLQEVCEEIGYKLEANHIQFHSLISNELKLNGCYSLIYSLFKNLIDNSIEHGGPGIEISLSAGIEQVSGEGGYKINFTYTDTGKGVPQEDLTRIFERFYRVEEGRTRKTGGSGLGLAIVKNSVLFHKGTIDAECRPGGGIIFKFSLYSL, via the coding sequence ATGAAAAAAGTTCAGATTAAATACAGGTACAGATTGCTTCTGTACTTCCTTATTTTGCTGGCTTTTGTGGCTCTTGGATTTACCGTTTATACTTTGCAGCAAAGCAAGGACTACAGCTTGGCTACTTTACAAAACGAGCTGATTGCTTTTAATGCTGATGTTAACAATAAAATTGCCGCTGGCAATAAGTTTTCACAAATTGCGCCACCTGCTAAAGGGATGTTGTTCACTATTTTAGACAGCACAGGCTTTGTGCTTTATGACAGCAGGCAAAATGAAGTTTCAATAGAAGAGGATCAATCAAACAAGCCGGAATTTATTAAAGCTAATCAAAACGGCGATGGAAATTCCTTGCGCTATGCCGCAACTATGGGTGATGAATATTTGTTCTACGCAAAAAAGTACAATGGATATTTTATCAGGACGGCAATTAAATTCATGTCTGAGAAACCGGCTCAGGTCCAGAAAGATAACAGATACTTGCTGATGATGATTGCGCTGCTTGCCGCACTTGTAGCAGCAACAATAATCATATCGGGAAAACTAACAAGACCTCTAATAAAATTCAATCAATTTGTAGGGGCTTTAAAGAGCCAGCAAAAAGATTTCAGCAGCATTGATTTTGGAGATGATGATTTTGGAGAAGTAGGAAGAAAAATTGCAGATACTTTTCAGCAGCTGGAAAAGACGAAGCAGTATAAGCAGGAGATGAGCCATAATATTGCACATGAATTAAAGACTCCGGTCACAGGAATAAGAGCCTATCTGGAGACCATTCTTCACTCCCCCGATATGCCTGAAGAGCAAAAGACTTTATTCATAAATAAAGCTTATGCACAGACACTTAGACTATCAAATCTGATTGCGGAAGTCTCTACTTTGAACAAGCTGGATGAGGGTGGAGAAACATACAAAATAGAGGAAGTTAATATCAGCAAATGTTTGCAGGAAGTGTGCGAAGAGATTGGATATAAGCTAGAGGCTAATCACATTCAATTCCACTCCCTGATAAGCAATGAACTTAAGCTTAACGGATGCTACTCTTTAATTTACTCTTTGTTTAAAAACCTAATAGACAATTCTATAGAGCATGGCGGCCCTGGAATAGAAATTTCTTTGAGCGCCGGAATTGAGCAGGTATCAGGAGAGGGTGGTTATAAAATAAACTTCACATATACAGACACCGGCAAGGGTGTTCCGCAAGAAGATTTGACAAGAATCTTTGAAAGGTTCTACAGAGTGGAAGAGGGAAGGACCAGAAAGACAGGAGGTTCCGGCCTTGGTTTAGCTATCGTGAAAAATTCCGTTCTATTCCACAAAGGAACAATTGATGCAGAGTGCAGACCGGGAGGCGGTATAATTTTCAAATTTTCCCTTTATAGTTTATAG
- the mqnB gene encoding futalosine hydrolase, which yields MIRILFTAAEQEEIDCAQQALRVYESRIAGKVQVDFLLTGIGTASTCYRLTKKLAEAEAEGNKFSLVINIGIAGSYDTGSFPVGSVALIEKEYFGDLGFQTSSGFISLFDSASLDSNLFPYTDGALNSVKLPDYFEELIKSYKRAVGVTVQTVTGTDETKSQIVKRYNPQIESMEGAAFFYVCLNEHVNFFELRSVSNAVGVKDSSKWDTPSALRSLTETCKDFLSKME from the coding sequence ATGATTAGAATTTTATTTACCGCGGCGGAACAAGAAGAGATTGATTGCGCACAACAGGCTTTGAGAGTTTATGAGAGCAGAATTGCAGGAAAAGTTCAGGTTGATTTTTTGCTGACCGGTATTGGGACAGCGTCTACTTGTTACAGGCTTACTAAAAAGCTGGCGGAGGCAGAGGCGGAAGGGAATAAGTTTTCTCTTGTAATAAATATCGGAATTGCAGGGAGTTATGATACCGGGAGTTTTCCGGTTGGTTCTGTGGCCTTGATTGAGAAGGAGTATTTTGGGGATCTTGGGTTCCAGACTAGTTCCGGTTTTATATCGCTGTTTGATTCTGCCTCTTTGGATTCTAATTTGTTTCCTTACACGGATGGTGCTTTGAATTCTGTGAAACTGCCCGATTATTTTGAGGAGTTGATTAAATCTTACAAGCGCGCGGTAGGAGTTACTGTTCAGACAGTTACAGGAACGGATGAGACAAAGAGTCAGATTGTAAAACGTTACAATCCTCAGATAGAGAGCATGGAGGGCGCTGCGTTTTTTTATGTGTGCCTGAATGAGCATGTGAACTTTTTTGAATTGAGGTCTGTCTCCAATGCGGTTGGCGTTAAGGATTCCTCCAAGTGGGATACTCCGTCTGCATTGCGCTCTTTAACAGAGACATGCAAGGACTTCTTAAGTAAAATGGAGTAG
- a CDS encoding ABC transporter ATP-binding protein, producing the protein MDTNKSTEREEVKEKARGEGREEVIKIDNLFKIYQIGNQEVCALDGVSLSIYKNDFVAIMGPSGSGKSTMMNILGCLDTPTSGRYVLNGTDVSKMNDGQLADVRNKEIGFVFQSFNLLPKYSSLENVALPMIYAGIPREERLEHARKSLDIVGLADRMEHKPSELSGGQRQRVAIARAIINNPTIILADEPTGNLDTKTSVEIMKIFEKIYRAGNTIILVTHEEDIAKFARRIVKLRDGKIESDLANPHPVMESQSAENKISA; encoded by the coding sequence ATGGATACGAATAAAAGCACTGAGAGAGAAGAAGTGAAAGAAAAAGCCAGAGGAGAAGGGAGAGAAGAAGTAATTAAGATTGACAATCTGTTCAAGATATATCAGATTGGCAATCAGGAGGTTTGTGCGCTTGACGGCGTTTCTCTTTCTATTTACAAAAATGACTTTGTTGCTATCATGGGACCTTCCGGAAGCGGCAAGTCTACTATGATGAATATTTTGGGGTGTCTTGATACCCCTACTTCCGGCAGATATGTTTTGAACGGAACGGATGTGAGCAAGATGAATGACGGGCAGCTAGCCGATGTCAGGAACAAAGAGATTGGATTTGTGTTCCAATCTTTTAACCTTTTGCCAAAATACAGCTCATTGGAGAATGTAGCGCTGCCTATGATTTACGCCGGAATACCAAGGGAGGAAAGATTGGAACACGCAAGAAAATCTCTTGATATTGTGGGGCTTGCGGATAGGATGGAGCACAAGCCGTCAGAGCTTAGCGGCGGTCAGAGGCAGAGAGTTGCAATTGCCCGCGCAATAATCAACAACCCAACAATTATTTTGGCGGACGAGCCAACGGGAAATCTTGACACTAAAACATCTGTCGAGATTATGAAAATTTTTGAAAAAATATACAGGGCCGGGAATACTATTATCCTTGTGACGCATGAGGAAGATATTGCAAAATTTGCCAGGAGAATTGTTAAGCTCCGCGACGGTAAAATTGAGAGCGACTTAGCCAACCCCCACCCCGTAATGGAGTCACAATCAGCTGAAAATAAAATTTCAGCATAA
- a CDS encoding cob(I)yrinic acid a,c-diamide adenosyltransferase, giving the protein MSIYTKTGDDGMTSLIGGGRVPKNHPRVEAYGNVDELISFIGLIVSNTDDPAVRPGEGKHLKESLVRIQKNLMLVAAHFATPEEGTNKQFKSLDEAEVKFLETEIDAMAAINPAQTAFILPGAPKIAAECHIARTICRRCERTCIALTSKTEQVSENVKAGARYLNRLADYLFTLGRYFCTITNTPEEFWLP; this is encoded by the coding sequence ATGAGCATTTATACTAAAACAGGCGACGACGGAATGACGTCCCTTATTGGAGGCGGAAGAGTCCCCAAAAACCATCCCAGAGTAGAAGCCTACGGAAACGTAGATGAACTTATTTCTTTTATCGGCCTTATTGTTTCTAACACAGATGACCCTGCGGTTAGACCGGGGGAAGGAAAACATCTTAAAGAATCCTTAGTTAGAATTCAGAAAAATCTTATGCTTGTTGCAGCCCATTTTGCAACACCGGAGGAGGGAACCAACAAACAGTTCAAATCTCTTGATGAAGCAGAGGTAAAATTCCTGGAAACTGAGATTGATGCCATGGCGGCCATAAATCCCGCACAAACGGCGTTTATTCTTCCGGGAGCCCCTAAAATTGCAGCAGAATGCCATATTGCCAGAACCATTTGCCGCCGTTGTGAGCGCACATGCATTGCCCTTACATCTAAGACAGAGCAAGTATCTGAAAATGTGAAAGCTGGAGCCAGGTATCTTAACCGCCTTGCAGACTACTTATTCACATTAGGAAGGTATTTTTGCACAATCACAAATACTCCGGAAGAATTCTGGTTACCATAA
- a CDS encoding DUF2795 domain-containing protein: MYWTLELASKLEDAPWPATKSELIDYAVRSGAPAEVVENLNDLEDDEEVYDSIEDIWPDYPSKEDFFFNEDEY; this comes from the coding sequence ATGTATTGGACACTTGAACTTGCTTCTAAATTGGAAGATGCACCGTGGCCCGCAACAAAAAGCGAATTGATTGATTATGCAGTACGCTCCGGTGCTCCGGCAGAAGTTGTAGAGAATTTAAATGACCTTGAGGATGATGAGGAAGTCTATGACAGCATAGAGGATATTTGGCCTGATTATCCAAGCAAGGAGGATTTCTTCTTTAATGAAGACGAGTATTAG